One window from the genome of Calliopsis andreniformis isolate RMS-2024a chromosome 12, iyCalAndr_principal, whole genome shotgun sequence encodes:
- the Dop gene encoding microtubule-associated serine/threonine (MAST) protein kinase dop isoform X3 — protein sequence MDQNRNRPSRPRLRSHGNSARVLVFDQAESEESACSTETDMQKHPMPLKVESKEAPVRPVSGELSNLVRMRNSAIGKSAPSLSVHVRDFNIPRRAAKAAHRKSFIATTSPTLPRCHSPLSAFVPIVGSPLESPRMSSSPHFAFAPIKRIGGATGTGDGRRWSVASLPSSGYGTTPGSSNVSSQYSSQERLHQLPNVPTKDELRMLSCHFSKPGTPCSSHPGFPGSSIPGSVSLSLDEEGRRSPLHRPRSRSLSSPSRSPVLDSEIVMMNTLYKERFPKATQQMEERLTNFINENKELDEYEVMANMTQDSLPILRFVHHQVIEMARDCLQKSQEKLITTRYFYEMSENLEHLLMETKEKSLEAATRLTGLIKKLLLVISRPARLLECLEFDPEEFYHLLEQAEGQAKINAGIKTDIPQYIITKLSLNRDPISELQEDLNKLEDSASSSDSNLQITSSPNKDDEKFQRVPCESDYEVLKLISNGAYGAVYLVKEKTTRQRFAMKKINKNNLMLRNQVEQVFAERDIMSFTDNPFVVSMYCSFETKKHLCLVMEYVEGGDCANLLKNIGPLPPDMARFYFAETVLAVEYLHSYGIVHRDLKPDNLLITALGHIKLTDFGLSKMGLMSLATNLYEGYIDRDTRQFSDKQVFGTPEYIAPEVILRQGYGKPVDWWSMGIILYEFLIGCVPFFGETPEELFAHTVNDDIEWPDDDDWPVQVEAKDIITALLQQSPRDRLGTGGSHEVKEHPYFYGVNWNSLLRQKAEFVPQLINDEDTSYFDTRMDRYNHDIGDDTDDTDDSPLFGSFSSYSPQSRKISQTRPPQINPEPESDPSKKQLFRTELERTVAQLSLGSNNSVTPPSKLAESTPPEKNRPPSVVKSTTLYTETPPKVDRSNISFTSPATVTSGESQLTVIKNTQMEGTSVNLSTPDSSQTESEDISPQIQRKRHVHSRDKLPRFSISVDDEHMLDLVAANRDTTEESKHNSSTDSFESFNALPILSSAKQKSRSVIKSASTSGLSLVIPTSDFSYDASLNAQQIESPGGSSTASSRDTSPCRELSPLVTSLKPPIIIRRGPCGFGFTVHTIRVYYGDSDFYTMHHLVMAVDQSSPAFEAGLRPGDLITHINGEPVQGLYHIQVLQLMLSGGDHVTLRSTPLENTSIKTGGRKRDFAQSKMARRTLHKQRKQKRDHSDKKRKTSLFKRISSKRASVEMQQMAAGICSPSMVTPSRSFQSFTRSQEASPYFAACTKSVCTPSPPTNRVSSDSYHSTGNSSPCSSPNSSSPGSNTSAANLTTISNQSHYQRPSTLHGLKHKLHTAAKNIHSPNRRKSVGHIPLSPLARTPSPSPLPASPTRSPSPLAFPTGHQPGSSNTTQSYSPGVCLSTPNNQKKGYGRPKSAEPGSPLLRRALSPDRLHPRSAENKTSISPLANTVVKVTPRVTIAQSSHSDISEDGSDCFKEANDSKSEKKVPSEQKADYSKISHGISINLGNVGMSNSCGSTQLPRIAEEKDSPTGSKADDYSSKESSLSDKNDKDVVPSATKSVESEKAIGYGDRRDRDFKIEKQSSCTKALEPSSNKVEENVRLDNFSSNAQARNLQTTSQKQSQSNEKGSLTASQKIQSQNNEKAIQVSSQKVSTQGNEKGTQPSVQKLPTQSNEKISQSSGQKPASQSNDRTLQAISQKTSQPSEKSLHATSQKQSQVSDKGSTSHKSSEQKAAAKSSEANLEGRKILKKYKVDSSESANSSGNSNTFETTGSGKDKKNN from the exons ATGGATCAAAACAGGAACAGGCCTAGCAGGCCACGTCTCCGTTCTCATGGCAATTCTGCTAGGGTCCTTGTGTTCGATCAGGCTGAAAGCGAAGAGTCTGCTTGCAGCACTGAGACAGACATGCAGAAGCATCCAATGCCACTCAAAGTGGAGAGCAAGGAGGCACCAGTTCGGCCtg TTAGCGGAGAATTGTCAAATCTGGTTCGTATGAGGAACTCTGCAATTGGGAAGTCTGCACCTTCTCTGTCTGTTCATGTG CGTGATTTTAACATTCCTCGACGTGCTGCAAAAGCAGCTCATCGTAAATCTTTTATAGCAACAACATCTCCTACTTTACCCCGTTGTCATTCACCATTATCAG CGTTCGTACCGATTGTAGGCAGTCCCCTAGAGAGTCCTAGGATGTCATCCAGTCCACATTTTGCTTTTGCTCCAATTAAAAG GATTGGAGGTGCCACAGGAACTGGAGATGGCAGGCGGTGGTCAGTTGCCAGCTTACCATCCAGTGGATATGGAACGACACCTGGCTCTAGTAACGTTTCG TCACAGTATTCGAGCCAAGAACGTTTGCATCAACTTCCGAATGTTCCCACCAAGGACGAATTGCGAATGCTTTCTTGCCATTTCTCTAAGCCTGGCACACCATGTTCATCACATCCAGGATTTCCAGGTTCCAGTATTCCAGGAAGCGTATCTCTAAGCCTTGATGAAGAAGGCCGTAGATCGCCGCTACATAGACCACGTTCACGAAGTTTGAG TAGTCCTAGCCGGTCTCCCGTGTTGGACAGTGAAATTGTTATGATGAATACCCTTTATAAAGAACGATTTCCAAAG GCAACACAGCAAATGGAAGAACGGTTGACTAACTTCATAAATGAAAACAAGGAACTGGACGAGTATGAGGTAATGGCAAATATGACGCAAGATTCTCTGCCTATTCTGCGATTTGTGCATCATCAAGTAATCGAAATGGCAAGAGACTGTTTGCAGAAGTCTCAAGAAAAGTTGATCACAACtagatatttttatgaaatgaGCGAAAATTTGGAACATTTATTGATGGAG ACTAAAGAAAAATCGCTCGAAGCAGCAACAAGATTAACAGGGCTTATCAAGAAACTATTGTTGGTAATATCACGTCCAGCTCGCTTATTAGAATGCTTAGAATTCGATCCAGAAGAGTTTTATCACCTACTCGAACAGGCAGAAGGTCAAGCAAAAATTAATGCAGGAATAAAAACAGATATACCTCAGTATATAATTACCAAGCTCTCTCTTAACAGAGATCCGATATCAG AATTACAGGAAGATCTAAACAAATTAGAAGATTCTGCCAGTTCGAGTGACAGTAATTTGCAAATTACTTCGAGTCCTAATAAGGATGATGAAAAATTTCAGCGTGTACCATGCGAGAGTGACTACGAGGTATTGAAACTGATAAGCAATGGTGCATACGGCGCAGTGTATTTGGTTAAAGAAAAAACCACTAGGCAAAGGTTCGCCATGAAGAAAATAAACAAGAATAACTTAATGCTGCGCAATCAAGTGGAACAAGTATTCGCGGAGAGAGATATAATGAGCTTTACAGACAATCCATTTGTAGTTTCTATGTATTGCAGCTTCGAAACAAAA AAACACTTGTGCTTAGTGATGGAGTACGTGGAAGGAGGAGACTGCGCGAATCTGTTGAAGAATATTGGTCCATTGCCACCAGATATGGCAAGATTTTATTTTGCAGAGACCGTCTTAGCTGTCGAGTATTTACATAGTTACGGAATCGTACATCGAGACTTAAAGCCTGACAATTTACTCATTACTGCCCTTGGTCATATTAAACTCACGGATTTCGGTCTCAGCAAGATGGGTCTTATGTCTTTGGCGACTAATCTTTATGAGGGATACATCGACAGGGATACTAGACAGTTTTCAGATAAGCAAGTGTTCGGTACACCCGAGTATATCGCCCCTGAAGTGATTCTGCGCCAGGGATACGGCAAACCTGTCGATTGGTGGTCTATGGGTATCATACTGTACGAATTTCTAATTGGCTGTGTTCCGTTCTTCGGCGAGACTCCAGAAGAACTATTTGCTCACACGGTTAACGATGATATCGAATGGCCTGACGACGACGACTGGCCTGTTCAAGTGGAAGCTAAAGATATTATAACAGCACTGCTGCAACAGAGTCCTAGGGATAGATTAGGAACCGGTGGATCTCACGAAGTCAAGGAACATCCATATTTTTACGGAGTGAACTGGAATAGTTTGCTCAGGCAGAAGGCTGAATTTGTGCCACAGTTGATCAATGATGAAGACACAAGTTACTTCGATACTCGCATGGATAGATATAATCATGACATAGGCGACGATACAGATGACACTGACGATTCTCCATTGTTTGGATCATTCTCCTCGTATTCTCCTCAGTCGAGAAAAATATCCCAGACCCGTCCACCGCAGATAAACCCCGAGCCAGAGTCAGATCCTTCGAAGAAACAGCTGTTCCGCACCGAGCTTGAACGTACAGTCGCACAATTGTCTCTTGGATCTAATAATTCAGTCACACCTCCATCCAAATTGGCAGAATCAACTCCACCAGAAAAGAATCGACCACCTTCCGTCGTTAAAAGTACCACCTTGTACACAGAGACTCCGCCCAAAGTAGACAGGTCGAATATATCGTTTACGAGCCCCGCCACGGTGACCAGTGGCGAGTCGCAGTTGACAGTCATCAAGAATACTCAGATGGAAGGAACGTCGGTCAATTTGAGTACACCCGACTCATCTCAGACGGAATCTGAGGATATCAGTCCGCAGATCCAGAGAAAGAGACACGTTCACTCCCGCGACAAGCTGCCCAGGTTCAGTATTTCCGTTGATGATGAACACAT GTTGGATCTGGTTGCTGCTAACAGAGATACGACAGAGGAAAGCAAACACAACTCTAGTACAGATTCCTTTGAATCGTTTAATGCATTACCAATCCTCTCATCAGCGAAGCAAAAATCACGCTCAGTAATCAAGTCGGCATCCACTAGTGGATTATCTTTAGTGATACCAACGAGTGATTTCTCTT ATGATGCATCGCTGAATGCCCAGCAAATCGAATCACCTGGAGGATCGTCCACTGCTTCTTCAAGAGATACTTCTCCTTGTCGTGAATTAAGCCCCCTTGTAACCAGTCTGAAACCTCCTATTATAATTCGAAGGGGACCATGTGGATTCGGTTTCACAGTACATACTATTAGGGTCTACTATGGAGACAGtgatttttatacgatgcatcacTTGGTTATG GCTGTTGATCAGTCTAGCCCAGCGTTCGAAGCTGGTTTAAGACCAGGAGATCTCATAACCCATATAAATGGAGAACCAGTACAGGGTTTATATCATATACAAGTTCTACAGTTGATGCTTAGCGGTGGCGATCATGTGACTCTGCGAAGTACGCCTTTGGAAAATACTAGCATAAAAACGGGTGGACGGAAAAGGGATTTTGCTCAGAGCAAGATGGCACGTAGGACGTTGCATAAGCAGCGCAAGCAGAAGCGTGATCACTCCGATAAGAAACGAAAAACGTCCCTTTTTAAGCGAATTAGTTCGAAACGAGCTAGCGTAGAGATGCAGCAG ATGGCTGCTGGAATCTGTTCACCATCCATGGTGACTCCTAGTAGATCTTTCCAGTCGTTCACACGATCTCAGGAGGCGTCACCTTATTTTGCAGCATGCACAAAGTCCGTTTGTACTCCTTCACCGCCTACAAACCGCGTCAGCTCGGATTCCTACCACTCCACAGGAAACTCGAGCCCTTGTTCCAGTCCCAATTCATCGTCTCCGGGCTCCAACACGTCCGCTGCTAATTTAACAACCATTTCGAATCAGTCTCACTACCAGAGACCGAGTACTCTTCATGGTTTGAAGCACAAGCTCCATACCGCAGCGAAGAATATTCATTCTCCGAATCGGAGAAAATCAGTGGGACACATACCATTGTCTCCACTAGCAAGGACTCCTAGTCCTTCGCCATTGCCTGCTAGTCCCACCAGAAGTCCAAGTCCTCTGGCGTTTCCTACGGGACATCAGCCTGGTAGTTCAAATACTACGCAGTCTTATAGTCCAG GTGTTTGCTTATCAACGCCTAATAACCAGAAGAAAGGCTACGGACGACCGAAGTCTGCAGAGCCTGGCTCTCCACTTCTGAGAAGAGCGCTTAGTCCAGACAGACTCCATCCACGCTCGGCGGAGAACAAGACGTCGATATCGCCTTTAGCCAATACCGTGGTGAAAGTAACACCTCGTGTAACTATAGCGCAGTCGTCGCACTCTGATATTTCTGAGGACGGTAGCGACTGCTTCAAAGAGGCAAACGATTCAAAGAGTGAAAAGAAAGTGCCAAGTGAACAGAAAGCCGATTACTCGAAGATATCCCATGGAATATCGATTAACTTAGGAAACGTAGGTATGTCTAATTCGTGCGGTAGTACGCAATTGCCGAGAATAGCGGAGGAAAAGGACTCGCCGACCGGTTCTAAGGCTGACGATTATTCGTCGAAAGAAAGTTCTTTGTCGGATAAAAATGATAAGGATGTCGTTCCTTCCGCAACCAAGTCAGTGGAGTCAGAGAAAGCCATCGGATATGGTGATCGTCGTGATCGTGATTTTAAGATAGAGAAACAAAGCTCGTGTACGAAGGCTTTGGAGCCGTCTAGCAATAAAGTTGAAGAGAACGTTCGATTGGATAACTTCTCTTCGAATGCGCAAGCACGTAATTTGCAAACTACGTCTCAGAAGCAATCTCAAAGCAATGAAAAAGGTTCGCTAACTGCATCTCAGAAAATACAGTCGCAGAATAATGAAAAAGCTATACAAGTTTCGTCTCAAAAGGTATCGACGCAGGGGAATGAAAAGGGGACGCAACCTTCAGTTCAGAAGCTGCCAACGCAAAGCAATGAGAAGatatctcaatcttcaggtcaGAAGCCTGCATCTCAGAGTAACGACAGAACGTTACAAGCTATATCGCAGAAGACTTCTCAACCTAGTGAGAAGAGCTTGCACGCTACGTCACAGAAGCAAAGTCAGGTTTCTGACAAGGGGTCTACATCACATAAATCAAGCGAACAGAAGGCAGCTGCTAAAAGTTCTGAAGCCAATTTAGAGGGTAGAAAGATATTGAAAAAATATAAGGTTGATAGCTCTGAGAGTGCAAACTCGAGTGGAAACTCGAACACATTTGAAACCACTGGATCAGGAAAAGATAAGAAAAACAATTAA
- the Dop gene encoding microtubule-associated serine/threonine (MAST) protein kinase dop isoform X4 translates to MQKFSCVIFKGKKRTWLIGGATGTGDGRRWSVASLPSSGYGTTPGSSNVSSQYSSQERLHQLPNVPTKDELRMLSCHFSKPGTPCSSHPGFPGSSIPGSVSLSLDEEGRRSPLHRPRSRSLSSPSRSPVLDSEIVMMNTLYKERFPKATQQMEERLTNFINENKELDEYEVMANMTQDSLPILRFVHHQVIEMARDCLQKSQEKLITTRYFYEMSENLEHLLMETKEKSLEAATRLTGLIKKLLLVISRPARLLECLEFDPEEFYHLLEQAEGQAKINAGIKTDIPQYIITKLSLNRDPISELQEDLNKLEDSASSSDSNLQITSSPNKDDEKFQRVPCESDYEVLKLISNGAYGAVYLVKEKTTRQRFAMKKINKNNLMLRNQVEQVFAERDIMSFTDNPFVVSMYCSFETKKHLCLVMEYVEGGDCANLLKNIGPLPPDMARFYFAETVLAVEYLHSYGIVHRDLKPDNLLITALGHIKLTDFGLSKMGLMSLATNLYEGYIDRDTRQFSDKQVFGTPEYIAPEVILRQGYGKPVDWWSMGIILYEFLIGCVPFFGETPEELFAHTVNDDIEWPDDDDWPVQVEAKDIITALLQQSPRDRLGTGGSHEVKEHPYFYGVNWNSLLRQKAEFVPQLINDEDTSYFDTRMDRYNHDIGDDTDDTDDSPLFGSFSSYSPQSRKISQTRPPQINPEPESDPSKKQLFRTELERTVAQLSLGSNNSVTPPSKLAESTPPEKNRPPSVVKSTTLYTETPPKVDRSNISFTSPATVTSGESQLTVIKNTQMEGTSVNLSTPDSSQTESEDISPQIQRKRHVHSRDKLPRFSISVDDEHMLDLVAANRDTTEESKHNSSTDSFESFNALPILSSAKQKSRSVIKSASTSGLSLVIPTSDFSYDASLNAQQIESPGGSSTASSRDTSPCRELSPLVTSLKPPIIIRRGPCGFGFTVHTIRVYYGDSDFYTMHHLVMAVDQSSPAFEAGLRPGDLITHINGEPVQGLYHIQVLQLMLSGGDHVTLRSTPLENTSIKTGGRKRDFAQSKMARRTLHKQRKQKRDHSDKKRKTSLFKRISSKRASVEMQQPLTISCPLSAPILSSDSKPPLMMAAGICSPSMVTPSRSFQSFTRSQEASPYFAACTKSVCTPSPPTNRVSSDSYHSTGNSSPCSSPNSSSPGSNTSAANLTTISNQSHYQRPSTLHGLKHKLHTAAKNIHSPNRRKSVGHIPLSPLARTPSPSPLPASPTRSPSPLAFPTGHQPGSSNTTQSYSPGVCLSTPNNQKKGYGRPKSAEPGSPLLRRALSPDRLHPRSAENKTSISPLANTVVKVTPRVTIAQSSHSDISEDGSDCFKEANDSKSEKKVPSEQKADYSKISHGISINLGNVGMSNSCGSTQLPRIAEEKDSPTGSKADDYSSKESSLSDKNDKDVVPSATKSVESEKAIGYGDRRDRDFKIEKQSSCTKALEPSSNKVEENVRLDNFSSNAQARNLQTTSQKQSQSNEKGSLTASQKIQSQNNEKAIQVSSQKVSTQGNEKGTQPSVQKLPTQSNEKISQSSGQKPASQSNDRTLQAISQKTSQPSEKSLHATSQKQSQVSDKGSTSHKSSEQKAAAKSSEANLEGRKILKKYKVDSSESANSSGNSNTFETTGSGKDKKNN, encoded by the exons ATGCAGAAATTCAGCTGTGTAATCTttaaaggaaaaaaaagaaCATGGTT GATTGGAGGTGCCACAGGAACTGGAGATGGCAGGCGGTGGTCAGTTGCCAGCTTACCATCCAGTGGATATGGAACGACACCTGGCTCTAGTAACGTTTCG TCACAGTATTCGAGCCAAGAACGTTTGCATCAACTTCCGAATGTTCCCACCAAGGACGAATTGCGAATGCTTTCTTGCCATTTCTCTAAGCCTGGCACACCATGTTCATCACATCCAGGATTTCCAGGTTCCAGTATTCCAGGAAGCGTATCTCTAAGCCTTGATGAAGAAGGCCGTAGATCGCCGCTACATAGACCACGTTCACGAAGTTTGAG TAGTCCTAGCCGGTCTCCCGTGTTGGACAGTGAAATTGTTATGATGAATACCCTTTATAAAGAACGATTTCCAAAG GCAACACAGCAAATGGAAGAACGGTTGACTAACTTCATAAATGAAAACAAGGAACTGGACGAGTATGAGGTAATGGCAAATATGACGCAAGATTCTCTGCCTATTCTGCGATTTGTGCATCATCAAGTAATCGAAATGGCAAGAGACTGTTTGCAGAAGTCTCAAGAAAAGTTGATCACAACtagatatttttatgaaatgaGCGAAAATTTGGAACATTTATTGATGGAG ACTAAAGAAAAATCGCTCGAAGCAGCAACAAGATTAACAGGGCTTATCAAGAAACTATTGTTGGTAATATCACGTCCAGCTCGCTTATTAGAATGCTTAGAATTCGATCCAGAAGAGTTTTATCACCTACTCGAACAGGCAGAAGGTCAAGCAAAAATTAATGCAGGAATAAAAACAGATATACCTCAGTATATAATTACCAAGCTCTCTCTTAACAGAGATCCGATATCAG AATTACAGGAAGATCTAAACAAATTAGAAGATTCTGCCAGTTCGAGTGACAGTAATTTGCAAATTACTTCGAGTCCTAATAAGGATGATGAAAAATTTCAGCGTGTACCATGCGAGAGTGACTACGAGGTATTGAAACTGATAAGCAATGGTGCATACGGCGCAGTGTATTTGGTTAAAGAAAAAACCACTAGGCAAAGGTTCGCCATGAAGAAAATAAACAAGAATAACTTAATGCTGCGCAATCAAGTGGAACAAGTATTCGCGGAGAGAGATATAATGAGCTTTACAGACAATCCATTTGTAGTTTCTATGTATTGCAGCTTCGAAACAAAA AAACACTTGTGCTTAGTGATGGAGTACGTGGAAGGAGGAGACTGCGCGAATCTGTTGAAGAATATTGGTCCATTGCCACCAGATATGGCAAGATTTTATTTTGCAGAGACCGTCTTAGCTGTCGAGTATTTACATAGTTACGGAATCGTACATCGAGACTTAAAGCCTGACAATTTACTCATTACTGCCCTTGGTCATATTAAACTCACGGATTTCGGTCTCAGCAAGATGGGTCTTATGTCTTTGGCGACTAATCTTTATGAGGGATACATCGACAGGGATACTAGACAGTTTTCAGATAAGCAAGTGTTCGGTACACCCGAGTATATCGCCCCTGAAGTGATTCTGCGCCAGGGATACGGCAAACCTGTCGATTGGTGGTCTATGGGTATCATACTGTACGAATTTCTAATTGGCTGTGTTCCGTTCTTCGGCGAGACTCCAGAAGAACTATTTGCTCACACGGTTAACGATGATATCGAATGGCCTGACGACGACGACTGGCCTGTTCAAGTGGAAGCTAAAGATATTATAACAGCACTGCTGCAACAGAGTCCTAGGGATAGATTAGGAACCGGTGGATCTCACGAAGTCAAGGAACATCCATATTTTTACGGAGTGAACTGGAATAGTTTGCTCAGGCAGAAGGCTGAATTTGTGCCACAGTTGATCAATGATGAAGACACAAGTTACTTCGATACTCGCATGGATAGATATAATCATGACATAGGCGACGATACAGATGACACTGACGATTCTCCATTGTTTGGATCATTCTCCTCGTATTCTCCTCAGTCGAGAAAAATATCCCAGACCCGTCCACCGCAGATAAACCCCGAGCCAGAGTCAGATCCTTCGAAGAAACAGCTGTTCCGCACCGAGCTTGAACGTACAGTCGCACAATTGTCTCTTGGATCTAATAATTCAGTCACACCTCCATCCAAATTGGCAGAATCAACTCCACCAGAAAAGAATCGACCACCTTCCGTCGTTAAAAGTACCACCTTGTACACAGAGACTCCGCCCAAAGTAGACAGGTCGAATATATCGTTTACGAGCCCCGCCACGGTGACCAGTGGCGAGTCGCAGTTGACAGTCATCAAGAATACTCAGATGGAAGGAACGTCGGTCAATTTGAGTACACCCGACTCATCTCAGACGGAATCTGAGGATATCAGTCCGCAGATCCAGAGAAAGAGACACGTTCACTCCCGCGACAAGCTGCCCAGGTTCAGTATTTCCGTTGATGATGAACACAT GTTGGATCTGGTTGCTGCTAACAGAGATACGACAGAGGAAAGCAAACACAACTCTAGTACAGATTCCTTTGAATCGTTTAATGCATTACCAATCCTCTCATCAGCGAAGCAAAAATCACGCTCAGTAATCAAGTCGGCATCCACTAGTGGATTATCTTTAGTGATACCAACGAGTGATTTCTCTT ATGATGCATCGCTGAATGCCCAGCAAATCGAATCACCTGGAGGATCGTCCACTGCTTCTTCAAGAGATACTTCTCCTTGTCGTGAATTAAGCCCCCTTGTAACCAGTCTGAAACCTCCTATTATAATTCGAAGGGGACCATGTGGATTCGGTTTCACAGTACATACTATTAGGGTCTACTATGGAGACAGtgatttttatacgatgcatcacTTGGTTATG GCTGTTGATCAGTCTAGCCCAGCGTTCGAAGCTGGTTTAAGACCAGGAGATCTCATAACCCATATAAATGGAGAACCAGTACAGGGTTTATATCATATACAAGTTCTACAGTTGATGCTTAGCGGTGGCGATCATGTGACTCTGCGAAGTACGCCTTTGGAAAATACTAGCATAAAAACGGGTGGACGGAAAAGGGATTTTGCTCAGAGCAAGATGGCACGTAGGACGTTGCATAAGCAGCGCAAGCAGAAGCGTGATCACTCCGATAAGAAACGAAAAACGTCCCTTTTTAAGCGAATTAGTTCGAAACGAGCTAGCGTAGAGATGCAGCAG CCATTAACTATCAGTTGTCCATTGTCAGCACCCATTCTATCCAGCGACAGCAAACCTCCACTTATG ATGGCTGCTGGAATCTGTTCACCATCCATGGTGACTCCTAGTAGATCTTTCCAGTCGTTCACACGATCTCAGGAGGCGTCACCTTATTTTGCAGCATGCACAAAGTCCGTTTGTACTCCTTCACCGCCTACAAACCGCGTCAGCTCGGATTCCTACCACTCCACAGGAAACTCGAGCCCTTGTTCCAGTCCCAATTCATCGTCTCCGGGCTCCAACACGTCCGCTGCTAATTTAACAACCATTTCGAATCAGTCTCACTACCAGAGACCGAGTACTCTTCATGGTTTGAAGCACAAGCTCCATACCGCAGCGAAGAATATTCATTCTCCGAATCGGAGAAAATCAGTGGGACACATACCATTGTCTCCACTAGCAAGGACTCCTAGTCCTTCGCCATTGCCTGCTAGTCCCACCAGAAGTCCAAGTCCTCTGGCGTTTCCTACGGGACATCAGCCTGGTAGTTCAAATACTACGCAGTCTTATAGTCCAG GTGTTTGCTTATCAACGCCTAATAACCAGAAGAAAGGCTACGGACGACCGAAGTCTGCAGAGCCTGGCTCTCCACTTCTGAGAAGAGCGCTTAGTCCAGACAGACTCCATCCACGCTCGGCGGAGAACAAGACGTCGATATCGCCTTTAGCCAATACCGTGGTGAAAGTAACACCTCGTGTAACTATAGCGCAGTCGTCGCACTCTGATATTTCTGAGGACGGTAGCGACTGCTTCAAAGAGGCAAACGATTCAAAGAGTGAAAAGAAAGTGCCAAGTGAACAGAAAGCCGATTACTCGAAGATATCCCATGGAATATCGATTAACTTAGGAAACGTAGGTATGTCTAATTCGTGCGGTAGTACGCAATTGCCGAGAATAGCGGAGGAAAAGGACTCGCCGACCGGTTCTAAGGCTGACGATTATTCGTCGAAAGAAAGTTCTTTGTCGGATAAAAATGATAAGGATGTCGTTCCTTCCGCAACCAAGTCAGTGGAGTCAGAGAAAGCCATCGGATATGGTGATCGTCGTGATCGTGATTTTAAGATAGAGAAACAAAGCTCGTGTACGAAGGCTTTGGAGCCGTCTAGCAATAAAGTTGAAGAGAACGTTCGATTGGATAACTTCTCTTCGAATGCGCAAGCACGTAATTTGCAAACTACGTCTCAGAAGCAATCTCAAAGCAATGAAAAAGGTTCGCTAACTGCATCTCAGAAAATACAGTCGCAGAATAATGAAAAAGCTATACAAGTTTCGTCTCAAAAGGTATCGACGCAGGGGAATGAAAAGGGGACGCAACCTTCAGTTCAGAAGCTGCCAACGCAAAGCAATGAGAAGatatctcaatcttcaggtcaGAAGCCTGCATCTCAGAGTAACGACAGAACGTTACAAGCTATATCGCAGAAGACTTCTCAACCTAGTGAGAAGAGCTTGCACGCTACGTCACAGAAGCAAAGTCAGGTTTCTGACAAGGGGTCTACATCACATAAATCAAGCGAACAGAAGGCAGCTGCTAAAAGTTCTGAAGCCAATTTAGAGGGTAGAAAGATATTGAAAAAATATAAGGTTGATAGCTCTGAGAGTGCAAACTCGAGTGGAAACTCGAACACATTTGAAACCACTGGATCAGGAAAAGATAAGAAAAACAATTAA